A stretch of the Esox lucius isolate fEsoLuc1 chromosome 2, fEsoLuc1.pri, whole genome shotgun sequence genome encodes the following:
- the si:dkeyp-87e7.4 gene encoding uncharacterized protein si:dkeyp-87e7.4 codes for MNYTDPVGEKAVNSWSRIASAGQAVLLETLQILNPMSRDLSDTEELVSFLQGLKEEGHKPTVLRSKDVYGYRSCTAKLFSAETYSTDMASKGPKPGKKRGRKKKKESNKYASWSASASESHKGSPFSRPPVLTIKPPQVQQCLKLTNITGLTRGHTARMQINSQPPTLSGIPLLPSQNAGRTPKAVALVGQRYHPSCPEWNGALIGDSAPVLYQNGRGVYDYETDMTNHRRSWRDDRSLWMMNRQEECRLDKNSLRWKVVKVDDCVTVEDLRRKAQKVLQVNLSPVIQIRPLYETLAEYHCDDISSDFLD; via the coding sequence ATGAATTACACAGATCCGGTTGGGGAGAAGGCCGTCAACTCGTGGTCCAGAATTGCCTCGGCCGGGCAGGCAGTCCTTCTGGAGACCTTACAGATCCTAAATCCAATGTCAAGGGATCTCTCTGACACGGAGGAACTAGTGTCCTTTCTACAAGGACTAAAAGAAGAAGGCCATAAGCCCACAGTGCTGCGAAGCAAGGATGTTTACGGATATAGATCTTGTACAGCGAAACTCTTCTCGGCAGAGACATACTCAACGGACATGGCCAGCAAAGGTCCAAAGCCGGGCAAGAAGAGGGgtaggaagaagaagaaggagtcTAACAAATATGCATCGTGGAGTGCAAGTGCATCAGAATCTCACAAGGGATCCCCCTTTTCCAGACCTCCAGTTTTGACCATTAAACCTCCACAAGTACAGCAATGTCTGAAACTGACAAACATTACAGGTTTGACCAGAGGTCACACAGCGCGAATGCAGATTAATTCTCAACCTCCAACACTTTCAGGGATACCGTTGCTGCCTTCGCAGAATGCTGGCAGAACACCTAAAGCGGTTGCTTTGGTCGGTCAAAGGTATCATCCGTCCTGTCCGGAATGGAATGGGGCCCTTATTGGAGACTCTGCTCCGGTCCTGTACCAAAACGGGCGAGGAGTTTACGACTACGAGACTGACATGACGAACCACAGACGATCCTGGAGAGACGACCGCTCTCTGTGGATGATGAACCGTCAGGAGGAGTGTCGTCTGGACAAGAATAGTCTTCGGTGGAAGGTGGTCAAAGTGGACGACTGCGTCACAGTGGAGGACCTGAGGAGGAAGGCCCAGAAGGTCCTACAGGTCAACCTGTCCCCTGTGATTCAGATACGTCCGCTCTATGAGACGCTGGCCGAGTACCATTGTGATGATATCTCTAGTGACTTCTTGGATTAG